In Accipiter gentilis chromosome 21, bAccGen1.1, whole genome shotgun sequence, one DNA window encodes the following:
- the C21H3orf38 gene encoding uncharacterized protein C3orf38 homolog has translation MASLGLSERERAGCRDLLEFLETEELMALTDTITNRLVHPESRQEAIHAILVYSQNVEELLKRRKVYREIIFKYLAAQGIPMPPSSEKHLLIDRVKQYWSGQLTTHASESGDRKPHAQSHGEREKSLQDDIHDLGEEFCQWFFALLNSQHPLGVKSEERWGPEHFWEDAKMKFCYDTLEKNMEEYVGSEMVSLRLLSLVKEEYLLFNPNLRANGLKCAMSRHGLVLVAVAGTVHRDNTCLGIFEQIFGLINCPIRENTWKIKVVNLKIVGQNALEPGVQIEKPSIKYEPNQLQELYDGKELTVFEPQKF, from the exons atGGCGTCGCTGGGGCTGAGCGAGCGGGAGCGAGCCGGGTGCCGCGACCTCCTGGAGTTTCTCGAGACCGAGGAGCTGATGGCGCTGACGGACACCATCACCAACCGCCTGGTGCACCCGGAGAGCCGCCAAG AAGCTATTCATGCCATTTTGGTTTACAGCCAAAATGTAGAAGAACTTCTGAAACGCAGAAAAGTCTATcgagaaataatttttaagtatttggcAGCACAAGGAATTCCAATGCCTCCTTCCTCTGAGAAACATCTACTCATTGACCGTGTAAAGCAGTACTGGAGTGGGCAGCTCACAACACATGCTTCAGAGTCAGGGGACAGAAAACCGCACGCACAG AGtcatggagagagagaaaagtcacTGCAAGATGACATTCACGATCTAGGAGAAGAATTCTGTCAATGGTTCTTTGCACTCCTGAATTCTCAACATCCCTTGGGAGTAAAATCTGAAGAAAGATGGGGACCAGAGCATTTTTGGGAGGATGCCAAAATGAAGTTCTGTTACGACACAttggaaaaaaacatggaagaatATGTTGGTTCAGAAATGGTGAGCCTTCGTCTGCTCTCATTGGTTAAAGAAGAGTATCTTCTATTCAACCCTAATTTGCGTGCCAATGGACTGAAATGTGCCATGTCTCGGCATGGGTTAGTACTGGTAGCAGTGGCTGGCACGGTACATAGAGACAACACTTGTTTGGGCATCTTTGAACAAATTTTTGGACTCATTAACTGTCCCATTAGGGAGAATACCTGGAAAATAAAAGTTGTGAATCTTAAAATAGTTGGACAGAATGCTCTGGAGCCGGGGGTGCAAATTGAAAAACCCTCCATAAAATATGAGCCAAACCAACTGCAAGAGTTGTATGATGGGAAAGAACTGACTGTGTTTGAACCTCAGAAATTCTGA